The following DNA comes from Caulobacter mirabilis.
GGAAACCCTTTGCGGACGGGGTTTTCCGGCCTTTTCGAGGCGCGGACGAAAACCCTTTTTCCGGTCGTTGCGTTCATGAGACGAGGACACTATAAGACGCGCTCCGATTTGGGGCCCCAGGGCGCTTCGCTTACCCGCGAAGGGCTCGGCCGCCAAGGAAGAGCAACCATCGCGCTTGGGGGAATGTCCCGAGCGGCAAAGGGGGCGGACTGTAAATCCGCTGCGAAAGCTTCGTAGGTTCGAGTCCTACTTCCCCCACCACGCGCGATGGCTCTTTTCCCGGCAGACGCGGGACCTCGAACTGAACAGGAGACGATCGGCGCCCCGCCGTTAGGCGCGGGTATAGCACAATGGTAGTGCAGCAGCCTTCCAAGCTGAGGATGCCGGTTCGATCCCGGCTACCCGCTCCAGTCCCCTTTCACTTTGAAAAACCACGCCGCCGGCGCCTGAGGTAAAGAAGATGGCCAAGGAAAAGTTCGAACGTAACAAGCCGCACTGCAACATCGGCACGATTGGTCACGTTGACCACGGCAAGACGACGCTGACGGCGGCGATCACGATGGTGCTGGCGAAGAGCGGCGGCGCGACGGCGAAGAAGTACGAAGACATTGACGCGGCGCCGGAAGAGAAGGCGCGGGGGATCACGATCAACACGGCGCACGTCGAGTACGAGACGCAGAACCGTCACTACGCGCACGTCGACTGCCCCGGCCACGCCGACTACGTGAAGAACATGATCACGGGCGCGGCGCAGATGGACGGCGCGATCCTGGTGGTGTCGGCGGCCGACGGCCCGATGCCGCAGACGCGCGAGCACATCCTGCTGGCGCGCCAGGTCGGGGTTCCGGCGCTGGTGGTGTTCATGAACAAGGTCGACATGGTCGACGACGAGGAGCTGCTGGACCTGGTGGAGATGGAAGTTCGCGAACTTCTGTCGAGCTACCAGTTCCCGGGCGACGACATTCCGATCGTGAAGGGCTCGGCCCTGGCGGCGGTTGAAGGTCGTGAGCCGGCGATCGGCGAAGACCGTATCCTGGAGCTGATGACCCAGGTGGACGCCTACATCCCGCAGCCGGACCGTCCGGTGGACCTGCCGTTCCTGATGCCGGTGGAAGACGTGTTCTCGATCTCGGGCCGCGGCACGGTGGTG
Coding sequences within:
- the tuf gene encoding elongation factor Tu gives rise to the protein MAKEKFERNKPHCNIGTIGHVDHGKTTLTAAITMVLAKSGGATAKKYEDIDAAPEEKARGITINTAHVEYETQNRHYAHVDCPGHADYVKNMITGAAQMDGAILVVSAADGPMPQTREHILLARQVGVPALVVFMNKVDMVDDEELLDLVEMEVRELLSSYQFPGDDIPIVKGSALAAVEGREPAIGEDRILELMTQVDAYIPQPDRPVDLPFLMPVEDVFSISGRGTVVTGRVEKGIVKVGEEVEIVGIRDTQKTTCTGVEMFRKLLDQGQAGDNVGVLLRGTKREDVERGQVLCKPGSITPHKKFAAEAYILTKEEGGRHTPFFTNYRPQFYFRTTDVTGIIKLREGVEMIMPGDNAELDVELITPIAMDQGLRFAIREGGRTVGAGVVAKIVE